One Thermincola ferriacetica DNA window includes the following coding sequences:
- a CDS encoding aliphatic sulfonate ABC transporter substrate-binding protein: protein MIALCLTGCGKTAGHKQVVRVGYFPNITHGPALIGFAEKRFAKELGSSVELQEKTFVAGPALMEALIAGEVDIGYIGPIPAINGYVQGADISIISGANNGGAVLVAGENSGIKKVADLAGKKVAVPQFANTQDISLRHILKEHNLKDVSKGGTVEILQVAPADMQLLFSRNQIDAALVPEPWGTQLVKDAKARIILEWNEVWNNGNYPTTVIIARNEFIMNKPEIIKKWLEVHREIVKYAAAEPEKARNSMSRQLKKLTGKELKAETLKSAVERCKFTAEIDPATIREFATLSYEAGYLKFKPNLTGLLSYPKEK from the coding sequence TTGATTGCACTTTGTTTAACAGGCTGCGGAAAAACCGCCGGCCACAAACAAGTTGTCCGGGTAGGTTATTTTCCAAATATTACACACGGTCCTGCACTGATAGGGTTTGCGGAAAAAAGATTTGCAAAAGAACTGGGGTCTTCCGTTGAACTACAGGAAAAGACCTTTGTAGCGGGGCCGGCTTTAATGGAAGCGCTGATAGCAGGGGAGGTTGACATAGGGTACATAGGACCCATACCGGCTATCAACGGTTATGTCCAAGGCGCAGATATTTCTATTATTTCGGGAGCTAATAACGGTGGCGCAGTTTTAGTAGCCGGGGAAAACAGCGGGATAAAAAAAGTAGCCGATTTAGCAGGTAAAAAAGTGGCTGTTCCCCAATTTGCCAATACTCAGGATATTTCCCTGCGACATATTCTGAAAGAGCACAATTTAAAAGATGTCTCCAAAGGAGGAACTGTAGAAATTCTTCAGGTTGCTCCCGCTGATATGCAACTGTTGTTTAGCCGCAACCAGATAGATGCTGCCCTTGTTCCGGAACCGTGGGGAACTCAGTTGGTCAAAGATGCCAAGGCCCGTATTATTCTGGAATGGAACGAGGTATGGAATAACGGCAATTATCCTACCACGGTTATTATTGCCCGCAACGAATTTATCATGAATAAGCCTGAAATAATCAAAAAATGGCTTGAGGTACACCGTGAAATTGTAAAATATGCGGCTGCGGAGCCCGAAAAAGCCCGTAACTCCATGTCAAGACAGCTTAAAAAACTCACCGGAAAAGAACTTAAAGCGGAAACTTTAAAAAGCGCTGTAGAAAGATGTAAATTCACAGCAGAAATTGACCCGGCCACAATCAGGGAGTTTGCCACACTTTCCTACGAAGCAGGTTACTTAAAGTTCAAACCAAATCTGACCGGGTTACTGTCTTACCCAAAAGAAAAATAG
- a CDS encoding DUF5714 domain-containing protein → MDEYKNNMKAISSCUGSADDAGQHQQKPNTENCQICGSRLEYFAQGKELKCFRCRKKEFANISCPNEHYICDECHGKDVFKTIRDYLLTTKSNNPLHIAETLMGYTDKVPMLGCENAWIAAGSLMVSIKNEGSIKIADSQIDEALNRTRRQAIGGYCGLTGVCGIAPAIGACFSIILGAACPKDRETSITMKVVGKIVNVIADETGPCCCKNFVRTALAEAIKLTDQYLNVQLPISDEIPLCTHVERHPHGCRKDKCRYYTV, encoded by the coding sequence ATGGACGAATACAAGAATAACATGAAAGCGATATCAAGTTGTTGAGGCTCTGCCGATGATGCAGGTCAGCATCAACAGAAACCCAATACGGAAAACTGTCAGATTTGCGGAAGCAGGCTAGAATATTTTGCTCAAGGGAAGGAATTAAAATGTTTCCGTTGTAGAAAAAAAGAATTTGCCAATATAAGTTGTCCAAACGAACATTATATATGCGATGAATGCCACGGGAAGGACGTTTTTAAGACAATAAGGGACTATTTATTAACAACAAAATCGAATAATCCTTTGCATATTGCTGAAACTCTAATGGGTTACACCGATAAGGTCCCGATGCTGGGCTGCGAAAATGCCTGGATTGCTGCGGGGTCTTTAATGGTATCTATTAAGAATGAAGGATCCATAAAAATAGCTGATAGCCAAATTGACGAGGCGCTGAATCGGACCCGCAGACAGGCCATTGGCGGGTATTGTGGTCTGACGGGAGTCTGCGGGATTGCGCCTGCTATCGGAGCCTGCTTTAGTATAATTCTCGGGGCTGCATGTCCAAAAGATCGTGAAACTTCAATTACTATGAAAGTTGTGGGGAAAATAGTAAATGTTATTGCTGATGAAACCGGTCCGTGCTGTTGCAAAAATTTCGTTCGAACTGCCCTTGCTGAAGCTATTAAACTTACAGATCAATATCTAAACGTACAACTTCCAATTTCCGATGAAATACCCCTTTGTACTCACGTAGAGAGACATCCGCATGGGTGCAGAAAAGATAAATGCCGTTATTATACTGTTTAG
- a CDS encoding ABC transporter ATP-binding protein: protein MKVEIEGISKSFKQNVNFRISAIKSIDLQISEGEFLCILGPSGCGKSTLLNIIAGLEFPDTGQVKVDGKVVREAGPDRGVVFQDAALFPWLTVQENVEFSLKMMGMEKQKRKEIADKYIQMVHLTPFAHCYPHELSGGMKQRVALARTLAMDPTILLMDEPFSALDAQTRTMLHKELQEIWQKTGKAIIFITHNVEESLILADRIILMTARPGQIKRQFVVNHSRPRDLTNPKLIMLQRKIKFFLQEEIEKVAKEQSAYERTHTQVSVLSTAHNNMGTGL, encoded by the coding sequence TTGAAGGTTGAAATTGAAGGTATTTCCAAATCCTTTAAACAGAATGTCAATTTCCGCATTTCCGCGATCAAGAGCATTGACCTGCAAATTTCCGAAGGTGAATTCTTATGTATACTGGGCCCTTCAGGATGTGGTAAATCAACACTGCTAAACATTATAGCCGGCCTAGAATTTCCCGATACAGGCCAGGTGAAGGTAGACGGCAAAGTTGTCCGTGAAGCCGGCCCCGACAGGGGAGTGGTATTCCAGGATGCAGCGCTGTTCCCCTGGCTAACGGTCCAGGAAAATGTGGAATTCAGCCTAAAAATGATGGGTATGGAAAAGCAAAAGAGAAAGGAAATTGCTGACAAGTATATACAGATGGTACACCTGACACCTTTTGCTCATTGCTACCCGCATGAACTGTCGGGTGGCATGAAGCAGAGAGTAGCCCTGGCCCGGACTTTGGCCATGGACCCCACCATACTGTTAATGGACGAACCTTTTTCAGCCCTGGATGCTCAAACGAGAACGATGTTACACAAGGAACTGCAGGAGATATGGCAAAAAACAGGCAAGGCTATTATATTTATAACTCATAACGTAGAAGAATCGTTGATACTGGCAGACCGGATAATTTTGATGACAGCCAGGCCGGGGCAAATAAAAAGGCAATTTGTGGTTAATCACTCCAGGCCAAGGGACCTGACAAATCCAAAATTAATAATGCTGCAAAGGAAAATAAAATTTTTTTTGCAAGAAGAGATTGAAAAAGTCGCAAAGGAGCAGTCGGCCTATGAACGCACGCATACGCAGGTTTCTGTTTTATCTACTGCTCATAATAATATGGGAACTGGTTTATAA
- a CDS encoding DUF421 domain-containing protein produces MEYLLVLYRVITILAVFLIVALLLSKRHLGRFNVFDFITAVTLGAVAGADMSDINAPHGPRIFALFMIGILHVLFTKLILENRKIGKYLTFDPTMVIQNGKIVVKNLERVRYSLDDLLCQLRQNGIFDLGEVEYAILEPYGKLSVLKKSQYLPVTPKDLNLPSEYKGLSTPLIIEGKINSDGLQSIGFTEPWLVDKLNNLGITDPGEVFLALLNTRGDLYVSKYAEPANVQKVSH; encoded by the coding sequence GTGGAGTATTTACTTGTACTTTACAGAGTTATTACGATTTTAGCAGTCTTCCTGATTGTAGCCCTGTTATTGAGCAAAAGACATCTGGGTCGCTTTAATGTATTTGATTTCATTACGGCTGTAACATTAGGAGCGGTGGCCGGAGCGGATATGTCAGACATAAATGCGCCGCATGGGCCGCGCATCTTCGCCCTGTTCATGATTGGAATTTTACATGTCCTATTTACAAAACTGATTCTTGAAAACAGGAAGATTGGGAAATACCTCACCTTTGACCCGACAATGGTTATCCAAAACGGTAAAATTGTGGTAAAAAACCTGGAAAGAGTAAGGTATTCCCTGGACGACCTTTTATGCCAGCTTAGACAGAACGGTATTTTTGACCTTGGTGAAGTGGAATATGCCATTTTGGAACCTTACGGCAAGTTAAGTGTTCTCAAAAAAAGCCAATACCTGCCTGTCACACCAAAGGACCTCAATCTTCCTTCGGAATATAAAGGGCTCAGTACACCTTTGATCATCGAGGGAAAAATCAACAGTGATGGTTTGCAAAGTATTGGCTTCACAGAACCATGGCTGGTTGATAAACTTAACAACCTAGGCATAACCGATCCCGGGGAAGTATTCCTAGCCCTTTTGAATACAAGAGGCGACCTTTATGTATCAAAATATGCAGAGCCTGCCAACGTGCAAAAAGTAAGTCATTAA
- a CDS encoding YlbF family regulator — protein sequence MTVLEKAKELAQAIAECDELKEVRAAETRMTLDPDAQDILREFQIKQREFYNIQVNGGELTEEQKRDVERIENRMSQNEYIRKFVGAQERFEALLNSVNMIIAQAISGNSGCGCGDNGAADCCDSGCSGCN from the coding sequence TTGACCGTACTGGAAAAGGCAAAGGAATTGGCTCAGGCAATTGCTGAATGTGATGAACTGAAAGAAGTCCGTGCTGCTGAAACCAGAATGACCCTTGACCCTGATGCCCAGGATATTCTAAGGGAATTTCAGATCAAACAAAGGGAATTTTACAATATACAGGTGAACGGCGGAGAACTTACAGAAGAGCAGAAGCGCGATGTGGAACGAATCGAAAACAGGATGTCACAAAATGAATATATCCGCAAATTTGTGGGCGCTCAGGAAAGGTTTGAGGCCTTGTTAAATTCAGTAAATATGATTATTGCTCAGGCTATTTCAGGTAATTCAGGTTGTGGTTGTGGGGATAATGGCGCAGCAGATTGCTGCGATTCAGGCTGCAGCGGTTGCAATTAA
- a CDS encoding YqhV family protein, with amino-acid sequence MFLVKDKIVFGMAMMRCLSSLIELTAALLMLKFDSVGKALKINAALAFVGPTIMLTVTTLGLIGLSGKLPLHRFILIFCGVILIFAGIGKAR; translated from the coding sequence TTGTTTTTGGTAAAAGACAAGATTGTTTTTGGTATGGCCATGATGAGATGCTTATCCAGCCTAATAGAACTTACAGCTGCTCTACTTATGTTAAAATTTGACTCAGTAGGAAAAGCTTTAAAAATTAATGCGGCTTTGGCCTTTGTAGGGCCGACAATAATGCTAACCGTAACTACCCTTGGGTTGATAGGCTTAAGCGGTAAGCTGCCTTTACACAGATTCATTCTCATTTTTTGCGGTGTCATCCTGATTTTTGCAGGTATAGGTAAAGCCAGATAG
- the miaB gene encoding tRNA (N6-isopentenyl adenosine(37)-C2)-methylthiotransferase MiaB: MVNQNNDKQKYFLQTFGCQMNERDSETMAGLLEGMGYEPVANAEDADIIILNTCTVRETAENKVWGRIGELKVLKSKKPDLIIGICGCMAQQKETAEKIRRKAPHIELIFGTHNIHELPEMINRLVAERKPLLNVWNAEGSIVENLPARRKSKVKAFVSIMFGCNNFCTYCIVPYVRGRERSRQIADIVREVKSLAEQGYKEVTLLGQNVNSYGKDLPEKTDFADLLEVLNEIDGIRRIRYMTSHPRDFTSKLIDVIARSEKVCEHFHLPVQSGSNSILKKMNRGYTREYYFELVAEIRSKIPHASITTDIIVGFPGETRQDFENTMDLLDKVRYDSAFTFVYNKRSGTPAASMTDQVPDEEKSKRIVELIEFQNKISLEKNLCEVGREHEVLAEGMKNNQNKVEARTRTNKLVLLNGDSNMIGNMYRVKIVKAGPWHLDGEILSSGKN, encoded by the coding sequence ATAGTGAATCAAAATAACGACAAGCAAAAGTATTTTTTGCAAACCTTCGGCTGTCAAATGAATGAACGTGACTCGGAAACCATGGCCGGCCTGCTGGAAGGTATGGGTTATGAGCCGGTTGCCAATGCGGAAGATGCAGATATCATCATATTAAATACATGCACGGTAAGGGAAACAGCAGAAAATAAGGTTTGGGGCAGAATAGGGGAGTTAAAGGTGTTAAAGAGCAAAAAGCCCGATCTGATTATCGGCATTTGCGGGTGCATGGCTCAGCAAAAGGAAACAGCCGAGAAAATAAGGAGAAAAGCCCCGCATATAGAGCTTATTTTTGGTACCCACAACATCCACGAACTGCCCGAAATGATCAATAGACTCGTGGCGGAACGCAAACCTTTGCTTAATGTATGGAATGCTGAGGGGAGTATTGTAGAAAACCTGCCCGCCCGCCGTAAAAGTAAGGTTAAAGCTTTTGTTTCCATCATGTTCGGCTGCAATAATTTCTGTACTTACTGCATAGTTCCTTACGTAAGGGGCAGGGAACGGAGTAGGCAGATTGCTGATATCGTCAGGGAAGTCAAGTCTCTGGCTGAACAGGGATATAAAGAGGTTACGCTGCTGGGGCAGAATGTTAATTCTTACGGAAAAGACCTCCCGGAGAAAACGGATTTCGCCGACCTGTTGGAGGTACTCAACGAGATAGACGGTATCCGGCGCATCAGGTATATGACTTCTCACCCCCGTGATTTTACGAGTAAACTGATTGATGTTATTGCCCGTTCCGAAAAGGTATGTGAACATTTCCATCTGCCTGTCCAGTCAGGATCCAACAGCATCCTGAAAAAAATGAACAGGGGTTATACCAGGGAATACTACTTCGAACTGGTAGCGGAAATCCGGTCCAAAATTCCACACGCCAGTATTACCACCGATATAATTGTCGGTTTTCCGGGTGAAACAAGGCAGGATTTCGAAAACACCATGGATTTACTGGATAAAGTCCGCTATGACTCCGCATTTACCTTTGTTTATAACAAGCGCTCCGGGACTCCGGCTGCCAGCATGACCGACCAGGTTCCTGACGAAGAAAAAAGCAAACGTATTGTAGAACTGATTGAATTCCAGAATAAAATAAGTCTGGAAAAGAACCTCTGCGAAGTGGGCAGGGAGCATGAGGTCCTGGCGGAAGGCATGAAAAACAACCAAAACAAGGTGGAAGCCCGGACGCGTACCAATAAACTGGTATTATTAAACGGTGATAGTAATATGATCGGCAACATGTACAGGGTAAAGATAGTAAAGGCAGGTCCGTGGCACTTAGATGGCGAGATTCTTTCATCTGGTAAAAATTGA
- a CDS encoding TerC/Alx family metal homeostasis membrane protein — protein MTFKKALFWTAFWVAVALIFNAGVLYFEGHQKALEFFTGYIIELSLSMDNVFLFLMIFTMFGIKAEYQRRALNYGIIGAIIMRFIFILLGVSIITRFEWVLYIFGGILIITALKIIFGKEEEIHPEDNKLVILFKKFFPVTTELYGNKFFIRLNGILHATPLFIVVLVIESSDLLFAIDSIPAIFAVTTDPFIIYTSNILAILGLRSLYFFIERIQQAFVFIKQGVGVILFITGVKMLLLIFHIKVPILVALSLIVGVLVISIILSLLVSKRGRSCPIVQEKGGNN, from the coding sequence TTGACGTTTAAGAAGGCTCTTTTTTGGACTGCATTTTGGGTGGCCGTTGCCTTAATTTTCAATGCCGGGGTCTTATATTTTGAAGGACACCAGAAAGCCCTGGAATTTTTTACCGGGTATATTATTGAGTTATCCCTTAGCATGGACAACGTATTCCTGTTTTTAATGATATTTACTATGTTCGGTATAAAAGCAGAGTATCAACGGCGGGCATTAAATTACGGGATTATCGGCGCCATCATAATGCGTTTTATATTTATCCTGTTAGGAGTCTCCATTATTACCCGGTTTGAGTGGGTCTTGTATATTTTCGGCGGCATCCTGATCATTACTGCTCTGAAAATTATTTTTGGCAAGGAAGAAGAAATTCACCCCGAAGACAACAAATTAGTAATATTGTTCAAAAAGTTTTTTCCTGTTACAACTGAGTTGTATGGCAACAAGTTTTTCATTCGACTAAACGGTATTCTTCATGCTACGCCATTGTTTATTGTAGTACTGGTGATAGAAAGTTCCGATCTTTTGTTTGCCATAGATTCGATTCCGGCAATTTTCGCTGTTACTACAGACCCATTTATTATTTACACCTCCAATATCCTGGCTATTCTGGGGCTTAGGTCCCTATACTTTTTTATCGAACGCATACAGCAAGCATTTGTTTTCATTAAGCAGGGTGTGGGGGTAATTCTTTTCATTACCGGTGTAAAAATGCTACTGTTAATCTTCCACATAAAGGTGCCGATTTTGGTTGCCCTGAGTCTTATTGTTGGCGTCCTGGTCATAAGCATTATTTTATCTCTGCTGGTCAGTAAAAGAGGCAGGTCATGTCCAATTGTGCAGGAAAAAGGAGGGAACAACTAA
- a CDS encoding DUF502 domain-containing protein: protein MKTLTKYFLNGILVLSPIMLTILIISKVLVAWDTTAGKFFPLKVPGLPLLMSIVVIVLIGYMASWWLSGQVLGYIDRLFTKVPVVQFIYGIIKDTVTSLLGEKKSFGKVAVITIPGTEMKVIGFVTSEDLEHIGFKDYVAVYVMQSMQWAGNTVLVPKKNLEILEGVKIEDVMKFIVSAGAVSSVKNN from the coding sequence ATGAAAACCCTGACCAAATACTTTTTAAACGGCATTTTAGTTTTATCTCCTATTATGCTGACTATCCTGATAATCAGCAAAGTGCTGGTAGCGTGGGATACTACAGCGGGTAAGTTTTTTCCATTGAAAGTACCTGGTTTACCACTTTTGATGAGCATTGTCGTCATCGTTTTGATTGGATATATGGCATCTTGGTGGTTAAGCGGTCAGGTACTGGGCTATATTGACCGCCTTTTTACCAAAGTACCTGTTGTTCAGTTTATTTATGGCATAATTAAAGATACTGTAACCAGCCTGTTAGGAGAAAAAAAATCCTTCGGTAAAGTAGCGGTAATCACGATCCCGGGCACAGAAATGAAAGTTATAGGTTTTGTCACCTCGGAAGACCTGGAACACATTGGTTTTAAAGACTATGTGGCAGTTTACGTCATGCAGTCGATGCAGTGGGCCGGGAATACGGTCCTGGTACCGAAAAAAAACCTGGAAATCCTGGAGGGAGTAAAAATAGAAGATGTAATGAAGTTTATTGTTTCTGCAGGGGCCGTGTCATCAGTTAAAAACAACTAA
- a CDS encoding MFS transporter, whose product MKGNKIATILALGGVPFVMVLGNSMLIPVLPKIKSVLQISQFKVSLIITLFSIPAGIIIPLAGFLSDRLGRKTVIIPSLLIYGIGGVIAGLAAVLMKNPFTALLAGRVIQGIGAAGTAPVAMALAGDIFTNQQRGKALGSIEAANGLGKVVSPILGSLIGLIAWYATFWVFPILTVPVAAAIWLTVKEPKVAKRQENVANYISSLKNIFSNKAGLLLTSFFAGSLALLVLFGILFYLSDFLENTHKIFAVKKGFILAIPVLAMSSTSLITGSFIQKKVKLMKILTAAGLLILGASLGILPYLKNIYLFVGGIAVAGIGVGLVLPCLNTLITSACTIDERGMVTSLYGGVRFIGVAIGPPLFGWMMDISTLFMFWAPAVTAFIAAVLTIVFLPGKEKKETDTKNLKSIQANMAGLTPARKTLPRRENKTKG is encoded by the coding sequence TTGAAGGGTAACAAAATAGCTACGATTCTTGCATTGGGCGGCGTGCCCTTTGTTATGGTTTTGGGCAATTCCATGTTAATTCCGGTACTTCCCAAAATAAAAAGTGTTCTCCAAATAAGCCAGTTTAAAGTGAGTTTAATTATAACGTTGTTTTCCATCCCGGCAGGTATTATCATTCCCCTCGCCGGGTTCTTATCTGACCGGTTAGGAAGAAAGACTGTAATTATCCCATCCTTGCTGATTTACGGTATCGGCGGGGTAATTGCCGGGCTAGCTGCCGTTTTGATGAAAAACCCCTTTACTGCTCTTCTTGCCGGCCGGGTAATTCAGGGTATTGGGGCGGCAGGAACTGCGCCTGTTGCAATGGCTCTGGCCGGGGATATTTTTACCAACCAACAAAGAGGTAAAGCCCTGGGTTCCATTGAGGCAGCCAATGGGCTGGGAAAAGTCGTCAGTCCTATATTGGGATCTTTAATCGGGCTGATAGCTTGGTATGCTACCTTTTGGGTATTCCCTATCCTGACTGTTCCGGTTGCTGCTGCTATATGGTTGACCGTGAAAGAACCAAAGGTAGCCAAAAGGCAGGAAAATGTAGCCAATTATATAAGCTCTTTAAAAAACATTTTTTCCAATAAAGCAGGCCTTTTATTAACATCTTTTTTTGCGGGTTCATTGGCCCTTTTGGTACTGTTTGGCATTTTGTTTTACCTTTCTGATTTCCTGGAAAACACTCATAAAATATTTGCCGTAAAAAAGGGGTTCATACTGGCGATTCCTGTTCTGGCCATGAGTTCCACTTCCCTGATTACCGGCAGCTTTATTCAGAAAAAAGTTAAATTGATGAAAATTTTAACGGCTGCAGGGTTATTGATTTTGGGCGCTTCGCTGGGCATATTGCCTTATTTGAAAAACATCTATCTTTTTGTAGGAGGAATTGCCGTTGCCGGCATAGGCGTCGGCTTGGTTTTACCGTGTTTGAATACCCTTATCACCAGCGCCTGTACTATAGATGAACGGGGCATGGTTACTTCTCTTTATGGTGGCGTACGGTTTATCGGAGTGGCCATAGGACCTCCTCTATTTGGCTGGATGATGGATATCAGCACCTTGTTTATGTTTTGGGCGCCGGCTGTTACGGCGTTCATAGCCGCAGTACTGACAATTGTCTTTTTGCCCGGCAAAGAAAAGAAAGAAACAGATACAAAAAATCTAAAATCTATACAGGCAAACATGGCTGGATTGACCCCGGCGCGAAAAACGCTACCGAGGCGTGAAAACAAAACAAAAGGGTAA
- a CDS encoding ABC transporter permease yields the protein MNARIRRFLFYLLLIIIWELVYKAGIWSPILFPSPFTVGKTLYNGFVDNSFVLAITCSLQRLLISYAIAVVIGVAVGILMGKYKVIDETVGSLIVGLQSIPSVVWLPLALLWFGMNEKAIIFITSLGGTWTMIVNTDTGVKSVPPIILRAARTMGAKGTKLFWHVVIPAAVPSIITGMRLAWAFAWRALMAGELLSSGTGLGQILMMGRNLSDMSQIVAVMIIIGMIGCLVDNLMFKKVELNIRRRWGLLIV from the coding sequence ATGAACGCACGCATACGCAGGTTTCTGTTTTATCTACTGCTCATAATAATATGGGAACTGGTTTATAAAGCAGGAATCTGGTCCCCAATATTGTTTCCGTCACCCTTTACCGTAGGTAAAACCCTTTATAACGGGTTTGTGGACAATTCCTTTGTTCTGGCTATAACTTGCAGTTTGCAAAGGCTGTTGATCAGTTATGCCATAGCCGTTGTGATAGGTGTAGCTGTCGGTATTTTAATGGGCAAGTATAAAGTTATAGACGAAACTGTCGGTTCCTTAATCGTCGGATTGCAGTCCATTCCCAGTGTTGTATGGCTGCCGTTGGCCCTGTTATGGTTTGGTATGAATGAGAAGGCCATCATTTTCATTACCAGTCTCGGTGGAACATGGACAATGATTGTCAACACGGACACCGGCGTAAAAAGCGTACCACCCATCATCCTGCGGGCCGCAAGAACAATGGGTGCAAAAGGTACCAAGCTTTTCTGGCATGTGGTTATACCGGCCGCAGTACCGTCGATTATCACCGGCATGAGACTGGCCTGGGCGTTTGCTTGGCGGGCCCTTATGGCCGGAGAACTCCTGTCCAGCGGTACTGGGCTTGGCCAAATTCTTATGATGGGACGAAATCTCAGTGACATGAGCCAGATTGTCGCTGTGATGATAATTATAGGTATGATTGGTTGCCTGGTTGATAACTTGATGTTTAAAAAAGTAGAACTAAATATCAGAAGAAGATGGGGTTTACTCATAGTGTAA